The Pseudomonas sp. R4-35-07 genome contains a region encoding:
- the mobH gene encoding MobH family relaxase → MLSLFRRKRQKPPLPPTVNVAEGYLSIESAHNLLAAEHRRQLLDRIWQYTALSHAQFIQLYLNPIHRYAEQVQQLPASETHHHAYLGGMLDHGLELVACSLKLRQSYLLPTGAAPEDQAAQTDAWSAGIAYGALLHDIGKIAVDLFVERQDGRVWHPWQGSLDQPYRFRYLKGRDYHLHGAAAGLLYNQIIDRPILDWLSGFPPLWANLLYVLAGQYERAGVLGELVMQADRVSTAQNIGGNPSKALQAPIHSLQHHLISGLRHLVQHELKLNQPGAAGWLTQDALWLVNKTVTDKLRAYLLSQSIEGIPSSNLAVFDELQSHGLVESTPEGKAIWTALVAQGNWQQHFTFLRLQPALIWGNEDRPETFSGTVSVVTDDHPSDASASPPAPKTVSNGSRQSSSLTNPMAMEDADSLGTLLDMFELEEPEVSDESSAHILEISNPSSDDPGQAFLNWVKEGIRSHRLIINDSKAKIHTVGGNVFLVTPGLFQRYTQEFPGISLGACQEIEEWRWVQKQFEKLRVHRKRGNGMNIWVCTVRGPRKTSKIQGYILQSPDYLFEKLPEDNPFLEITGST, encoded by the coding sequence ATGCTCAGCCTGTTTCGCCGCAAAAGGCAGAAGCCCCCTCTGCCACCGACCGTCAACGTCGCCGAAGGTTACCTGTCCATCGAGTCGGCTCACAACTTGTTAGCCGCGGAGCACCGCCGCCAGCTGCTCGATCGCATCTGGCAGTACACCGCCCTCTCCCACGCGCAGTTCATCCAGCTCTATTTAAATCCGATCCATCGCTACGCCGAACAGGTCCAGCAACTCCCGGCCAGCGAGACGCACCACCATGCGTATCTCGGCGGCATGCTCGACCATGGACTGGAACTGGTCGCCTGCAGTTTGAAACTGCGCCAATCCTATCTGCTTCCCACTGGTGCGGCGCCCGAAGACCAGGCCGCCCAGACTGACGCTTGGTCCGCTGGCATCGCCTATGGCGCGTTGCTCCATGACATCGGCAAGATTGCCGTGGACCTGTTTGTCGAACGCCAGGATGGCCGTGTTTGGCATCCTTGGCAGGGTTCCCTGGATCAGCCGTATCGTTTCCGCTATCTCAAGGGGCGCGACTACCACTTGCACGGCGCGGCCGCAGGCTTGCTCTACAACCAGATTATCGACCGGCCAATTCTCGATTGGCTCAGTGGATTTCCGCCTCTGTGGGCCAATCTGCTGTATGTCCTGGCGGGCCAGTACGAACGTGCCGGCGTGCTCGGTGAGTTGGTGATGCAGGCCGACCGCGTTTCCACCGCACAGAACATCGGTGGTAACCCGAGCAAGGCGCTGCAAGCACCGATTCATTCGCTGCAACATCACTTGATCAGCGGATTGCGTCATCTGGTTCAGCACGAACTGAAACTCAACCAGCCAGGTGCCGCGGGATGGCTGACCCAGGACGCGCTCTGGCTCGTCAACAAGACGGTCACGGACAAGCTGCGAGCCTATCTACTGTCGCAATCGATTGAGGGCATTCCCTCGTCCAACCTCGCAGTGTTCGATGAGCTGCAGTCGCACGGATTGGTTGAGTCCACGCCGGAAGGAAAAGCCATCTGGACCGCGCTTGTGGCACAGGGAAATTGGCAGCAGCATTTCACCTTTCTGCGCCTTCAACCGGCACTGATTTGGGGGAACGAAGACCGGCCTGAGACTTTCAGCGGAACAGTGAGCGTGGTAACCGATGACCATCCGTCTGACGCTTCGGCATCACCTCCAGCGCCTAAGACTGTCAGTAATGGATCGCGTCAAAGCTCTTCGCTGACAAATCCCATGGCGATGGAAGACGCTGACTCTCTCGGCACGCTGTTGGATATGTTCGAGCTGGAAGAGCCTGAGGTCAGCGACGAATCGTCAGCACACATTCTCGAAATCTCAAATCCCTCGTCGGATGACCCTGGCCAGGCATTCCTGAATTGGGTCAAAGAAGGCATCCGGAGTCACAGGCTGATCATCAATGACAGCAAGGCCAAAATCCACACGGTGGGTGGGAACGTATTTCTGGTCACCCCTGGTCTCTTTCAACGCTATACGCAGGAGTTCCCCGGCATCTCTCTGGGCGCCTGCCAAGAGATCGAAGAATGGCGTTGGGTGCAGAAGCAGTTTGAGAAACTGAGGGTTCATAGAAAGCGTGGCAACGGTATGAATATCTGGGTATGTACGGTGAGGGGGCCACGAAAAACCTCGAAAATACAAGGATATATCTTACAAAGCCCCGACTACCTATTCGAGAAACTACCAGAGGATAACCCGTTCCTAGAAATAACCGGCAGTACCTAA
- a CDS encoding ArdC family protein — protein MRDIYQDVTDKIVTALVQGVAPWIKPWSSSGSADVGHHQPYPINAITRRPYSGINLPLLWAEARLRGFTQDRWLTFNQAKKAGGHIRKGEHSALAVLYKPMEREEQTESGQPVLDENGQPKVAHFGILRTHFLFNIEQTEGLEMLNDTLIETEQSDPFQPNGAAENLLLSSGAHIVHRSADEAFYHPIRDLIQLPTKAQFHDEGGYYATALHELTHWTGHHARLQREGVTSSCPFGSPGYAFEELIAEMGAAFLCAYAGIQGEVRHEGYIDSWLGLLKADKRAIFRASGQARSASEYVLNLEQQLKRAVLDDSLCMNDGA, from the coding sequence ATGCGCGATATCTACCAAGACGTAACTGACAAGATCGTTACCGCGTTAGTCCAAGGCGTTGCTCCCTGGATCAAACCCTGGTCCTCAAGTGGCTCCGCTGACGTCGGTCATCATCAACCCTACCCCATCAACGCCATCACGCGACGTCCGTATTCGGGCATCAATTTACCGCTGCTCTGGGCCGAGGCCAGGTTGCGGGGATTCACTCAAGATCGTTGGCTGACCTTCAATCAAGCCAAAAAGGCCGGCGGGCACATCCGTAAGGGTGAGCACAGCGCCCTGGCGGTACTCTACAAGCCGATGGAGCGCGAGGAACAGACCGAGTCAGGCCAACCCGTACTCGATGAAAACGGTCAGCCCAAGGTCGCTCACTTCGGCATTCTCAGGACACATTTTCTGTTCAACATCGAGCAAACGGAAGGGCTCGAAATGCTCAATGACACCCTGATCGAGACGGAACAGAGTGATCCCTTCCAGCCCAACGGCGCCGCGGAGAATCTGCTGTTAAGTTCGGGTGCACACATCGTTCATCGATCTGCCGACGAAGCCTTTTACCACCCGATCAGGGATCTCATCCAACTACCGACAAAAGCGCAATTTCACGATGAAGGTGGGTACTACGCCACCGCACTTCACGAGCTGACGCACTGGACCGGGCATCACGCTCGGTTGCAGCGCGAGGGGGTGACTTCATCCTGTCCGTTCGGCTCGCCAGGCTACGCGTTTGAGGAGTTGATCGCCGAAATGGGCGCTGCTTTTTTATGTGCTTACGCCGGCATTCAGGGAGAGGTGCGGCACGAGGGCTATATCGACTCCTGGCTCGGCCTGCTCAAGGCTGACAAACGCGCGATCTTTCGCGCCAGTGGTCAGGCCCGAAGCGCCTCGGAATATGTACTCAACCTGGAGCAGCAACTGAAGCGAGCGGTCTTGGACGACTCACTCTGCATGAACGATGGAGCTTGA
- a CDS encoding DUF3742 family protein, with translation MPTQQPVQSLRAHRWAYACGLSVKRGYRKVKAFESRVVESAETAGMPAGKLLVRGSFLVIKLAIAAGLLLVSLWFTVSVMILIVLCWAIANGTPIKPKDALRYKAYGDPYGEYEYGRAPGQPDLKDL, from the coding sequence ATGCCGACTCAGCAACCTGTTCAAAGTTTACGTGCCCACCGCTGGGCGTACGCCTGTGGTCTGTCGGTGAAGCGTGGTTATCGTAAGGTGAAAGCGTTTGAATCCCGCGTGGTTGAGAGTGCGGAGACGGCAGGAATGCCCGCAGGTAAATTACTTGTTCGCGGGAGTTTTCTAGTTATCAAGTTGGCAATAGCCGCCGGACTCCTTCTAGTTAGCTTATGGTTCACAGTGTCGGTGATGATCCTTATTGTCTTGTGTTGGGCCATCGCCAATGGAACGCCTATCAAACCTAAGGATGCTCTCCGGTACAAGGCATATGGCGACCCATATGGTGAGTATGAGTATGGCCGCGCACCCGGTCAGCCTGATTTAAAAGACCTGTAG
- a CDS encoding conjugal transfer protein TraG N-terminal domain-containing protein has protein sequence MLMSTNSYLEFYLSLLAWIINNGLWSVLSDTGLFAAPFGAIILQEWLSARQQGADEGNKGLLSVPRIENRLWLAYIVVLFGCAPVFPLSLSSMAFNDAASQRCGVSVAQPTETAWGMTFNTIGERSANVPIWWFLVHALSKGVTAAATASIPCAPDIRQMRMEIDSSRIDSQVLLQEVADFTRDCYGYSRSRLFTNRPQLDKAQSHDASWIGSSYLLDTPGYYDTDRSRTPRVNWPYDDNRDVSLPRLENGAGYPTCKQWWSDSGVGLRERLIEQVDPSLLTQLKGWLTGRSSNEIEDATLRELVSPRQQTMSMSPGQVYQDYGSSARGGSINQSLNNLATNTGLALGSFSNFPAMNALRAALPMVQAFLIMGVIISLPLILLVSTYQLKTVMTVTFALFTLHMLSFWWELARWVDSSMLDTLYNQVSASNQVLLSLPTSGLMDGTVTAQVIEYVMGAMFVVLPMLFLAAMSWAGYSVGSIADGMLSKGAAQAQDAGARGAGALISAGKALRKG, from the coding sequence ATGCTTATGAGCACCAACAGCTACCTGGAGTTTTACCTCTCTCTGCTGGCCTGGATCATCAACAACGGCCTCTGGAGTGTCCTGTCCGACACCGGGCTGTTCGCCGCGCCCTTTGGTGCAATCATCCTCCAGGAATGGTTGTCGGCCCGTCAGCAAGGCGCGGACGAAGGTAACAAGGGGCTGCTCTCGGTGCCACGGATAGAGAACCGTTTGTGGCTGGCCTACATCGTCGTCTTGTTCGGTTGCGCGCCTGTGTTTCCGTTGAGCCTCTCATCAATGGCGTTCAATGATGCGGCAAGCCAGCGCTGCGGCGTCAGTGTGGCCCAACCGACGGAAACCGCCTGGGGGATGACCTTCAATACTATCGGCGAACGCTCCGCCAACGTACCGATCTGGTGGTTTCTGGTGCATGCCTTGAGCAAAGGCGTGACCGCGGCGGCCACCGCTTCCATCCCCTGCGCACCGGATATCCGGCAAATGCGCATGGAGATCGACAGCTCGCGCATCGACAGCCAGGTGCTGCTGCAAGAGGTCGCCGATTTCACCCGCGACTGCTACGGCTATTCCCGTTCTCGGCTGTTCACCAACCGTCCGCAGTTGGACAAGGCACAAAGTCATGACGCCTCCTGGATCGGCTCAAGCTATTTGCTCGATACGCCCGGCTACTACGATACGGATCGTTCACGCACACCGCGCGTCAATTGGCCGTATGACGACAACCGCGATGTATCCTTGCCGCGGTTAGAAAATGGTGCGGGCTACCCCACCTGCAAGCAGTGGTGGAGCGACAGCGGTGTCGGGTTGCGCGAGCGCTTGATCGAGCAGGTCGATCCATCGCTGCTGACTCAGCTGAAAGGTTGGTTGACTGGCCGCTCGAGCAACGAGATCGAAGATGCCACCCTGCGCGAACTGGTCAGCCCGCGCCAGCAAACGATGTCCATGTCGCCCGGACAGGTGTACCAGGACTATGGCTCCAGCGCCCGCGGGGGCTCAATCAATCAGAGTCTCAATAACCTGGCTACCAACACCGGGCTGGCCCTCGGCTCCTTCAGCAACTTTCCGGCGATGAATGCGCTACGCGCCGCCCTACCGATGGTGCAGGCTTTCCTGATCATGGGCGTCATCATCAGCTTGCCGCTGATTCTGTTGGTCAGTACCTACCAGTTGAAGACCGTCATGACCGTGACGTTCGCGCTGTTCACCTTACACATGCTGAGCTTCTGGTGGGAACTGGCGCGTTGGGTCGACTCCAGTATGCTCGATACCTTGTACAACCAGGTTTCGGCTTCAAATCAGGTGCTGTTGTCGCTGCCCACATCCGGACTTATGGATGGGACGGTCACCGCGCAGGTGATCGAGTACGTGATGGGGGCAATGTTCGTCGTGCTTCCGATGTTGTTTTTGGCTGCAATGAGCTGGGCAGGATATAGCGTTGGCTCAATTGCCGACGGCATGCTTAGCAAAGGAGCAGCTCAAGCGCAGGACGCCGGTGCAAGGGGCGCTGGAGCTCTGATATCTGCTGGAAAAGCCTTAAGGAAGGGGTGA
- a CDS encoding integrating conjugative element protein, with product MSRFLVRSWLGMISLLLCGLLAMATHAHAAEGDYRLGTQGEVLDDRVMYTIGGGSAVGSPSSLYRPSGLGVGGSWRANMMCGNMSLTNTLQNQLNGVTEGFQQIMGSIVQNATQAVMSLPALIIQRANPGLYELLSNGVMQGRIDFDRSKLTCQAMAEKMADKVGQAGWGALAKNQEMQGNLEQTGGDAVAAVKNTEAHNGNNGVSWVGGSKAGGNGQTPIRVTADVVRAGYNLLHNRSVDDSASISSSDCLGGAICQTWASPQEESDWAVRVLGENEVATCDSCETLRATAGSGLTPLIQEAYNERLKALQGLLSGALPPTSDNLTKASSPMLPVTRGVIEALRDDPDQDLLTRRLASETALSSVLDKALLLLRTLLAGSHEPNIASAEPAQTALTKNIETLEREIRLLQTELQVRQMLTTNTASLVLDRHAGGADASRTVEQGDPEPGRLNDADARRK from the coding sequence ATGAGTCGGTTTCTCGTACGATCCTGGTTGGGCATGATAAGTCTGTTGCTCTGTGGACTGCTCGCCATGGCCACGCATGCCCACGCCGCCGAAGGCGATTACCGCCTGGGCACTCAAGGCGAAGTGCTCGATGACCGAGTGATGTACACCATTGGTGGCGGCTCGGCAGTCGGCTCACCGAGTTCGCTCTACCGACCCAGTGGTCTCGGTGTCGGCGGCTCCTGGCGAGCGAACATGATGTGCGGAAACATGAGCCTCACCAACACCCTGCAAAACCAGCTGAACGGCGTCACCGAAGGTTTCCAGCAGATCATGGGCAGCATCGTGCAGAACGCGACCCAAGCGGTGATGTCGCTGCCGGCGTTGATCATCCAACGCGCCAACCCCGGTCTCTATGAGTTGCTCAGTAACGGGGTGATGCAAGGTCGGATCGACTTCGACCGCTCCAAGCTAACCTGCCAGGCCATGGCCGAAAAGATGGCGGATAAGGTCGGTCAAGCCGGTTGGGGTGCGCTGGCCAAAAACCAGGAGATGCAGGGCAATCTGGAGCAAACCGGCGGTGATGCGGTGGCAGCGGTGAAAAACACCGAGGCCCATAACGGCAACAATGGGGTGTCCTGGGTCGGCGGTTCGAAAGCCGGAGGTAACGGACAGACACCCATTCGGGTGACCGCCGACGTGGTCCGCGCAGGCTATAACCTGCTGCATAACCGGTCGGTGGATGACAGTGCCTCGATCAGTAGCAGTGATTGCCTGGGAGGGGCTATTTGTCAGACATGGGCTTCGCCCCAGGAGGAGTCCGACTGGGCCGTTCGGGTGTTGGGCGAGAACGAAGTCGCGACCTGCGACAGCTGCGAAACTCTGCGTGCGACCGCTGGCAGCGGACTGACGCCGCTGATCCAGGAGGCCTATAACGAGCGCCTCAAGGCCCTGCAAGGGCTGTTGTCTGGCGCGCTGCCGCCTACTTCTGACAATCTGACTAAAGCCTCCAGCCCAATGCTGCCGGTGACCCGTGGCGTGATTGAAGCCCTGCGCGACGATCCCGACCAGGATCTGTTGACACGGCGCTTGGCCAGCGAGACGGCCTTGTCCAGTGTGCTCGACAAAGCACTGCTGCTACTGCGCACGCTGCTGGCAGGCAGTCACGAACCGAACATCGCCTCCGCCGAGCCAGCCCAAACCGCCTTGACGAAAAATATCGAAACCCTGGAGCGCGAAATTCGCCTGCTGCAGACCGAGTTGCAGGTCAGGCAGATGCTGACGACCAATACCGCCAGCCTGGTGCTCGATCGGCATGCCGGTGGTGCCGATGCTTCGCGCACCGTCGAGCAAGGCGACCCCGAGCCCGGTCGACTCAATGATGCTGACGCCAGGCGCAAGTGA
- a CDS encoding TIGR03756 family integrating conjugative element protein, with the protein MPVACSSITPTKLRPLALGVLLACGPSMALDTGSITASVLSPNCLAYKVVGICFWLLCTPFGCKVKTSTKVRHFIPELVVSSYTTTGNNPWAEMAALSSPISGAEGGGNLITPNTHRDNLPRFKNVDGIGHPGGWIATQLASQSGYACASGATALMPYYLSTLDSLAWRHGIPESFYPESLVPGIREIGRQATGNMWGNVYPRQGFLVQPDDFKAAAVMAQRAGDVMTRSWQPHVYVPLTPIPRDGYWPPGPIVENDASTHKWQLLYPQVQPTCAIFPSDPVQSTDGGYAWSLWRPYSCCKREGQTFLFSIDFEGGAS; encoded by the coding sequence ATGCCTGTTGCCTGCTCGTCAATCACGCCCACAAAGCTACGGCCCTTGGCGCTGGGCGTCCTGCTGGCGTGCGGCCCAAGCATGGCGCTGGATACCGGCAGCATCACCGCCTCTGTGCTTTCGCCAAATTGCCTCGCATACAAGGTCGTAGGCATTTGTTTCTGGCTCCTCTGCACACCCTTCGGCTGCAAGGTCAAAACCTCAACCAAGGTTCGTCATTTCATTCCTGAACTGGTGGTTTCGAGCTATACCACCACCGGCAACAATCCCTGGGCCGAGATGGCTGCCCTCTCATCTCCCATCAGCGGTGCGGAAGGTGGCGGCAACCTGATCACCCCGAACACCCACCGCGACAACCTGCCCCGCTTTAAGAACGTCGACGGGATCGGCCACCCCGGTGGCTGGATCGCAACGCAACTGGCTTCGCAATCCGGCTATGCCTGCGCCAGCGGTGCAACTGCACTCATGCCTTACTACCTGAGTACCCTGGACTCACTGGCCTGGCGCCATGGCATCCCGGAAAGTTTCTACCCCGAGTCGCTCGTGCCGGGGATCCGTGAAATCGGACGTCAGGCCACGGGAAACATGTGGGGTAACGTTTATCCCCGGCAGGGTTTTCTGGTACAGCCCGACGACTTCAAGGCTGCCGCGGTCATGGCGCAACGGGCCGGCGATGTGATGACCCGCAGCTGGCAGCCGCATGTGTATGTACCGCTCACACCCATACCACGCGACGGCTACTGGCCGCCTGGCCCGATCGTCGAAAACGACGCCTCAACCCACAAATGGCAGTTGCTCTACCCCCAGGTTCAGCCCACGTGCGCCATCTTCCCCAGCGATCCGGTCCAGAGCACGGATGGCGGCTACGCCTGGTCGTTGTGGCGCCCCTATAGCTGCTGCAAGCGTGAGGGGCAGACCTTCCTGTTCAGCATTGACTTCGAAGGAGGTGCTTCATGA
- a CDS encoding helix-turn-helix domain-containing protein produces MTQDYEQLRLQLAENIRWMRRVKNLTQEQLALMAEVDRTYVSQIERCTGNPSLLVLCKLANIFEITADQLLVEPDILRSSLHVK; encoded by the coding sequence ATGACTCAAGACTACGAACAGCTTCGTCTGCAGCTGGCGGAAAACATCCGCTGGATGCGACGCGTAAAAAACCTTACCCAAGAGCAGCTCGCGCTCATGGCCGAGGTGGATCGCACCTACGTCAGTCAAATCGAACGATGCACGGGCAATCCGTCGCTGTTGGTCCTGTGCAAACTCGCCAATATTTTCGAAATTACCGCAGATCAGTTACTTGTGGAACCCGATATCCTGCGCAGCTCCCTTCACGTCAAATAA
- a CDS encoding LasR-specific antiactivator QslA has translation MDENYISIPAADGCPSLLTPWGSEFSPMIELGVQCAQAWLEATTDTPLWWELVQTRKTFPVGDCQDAFEAGFLLRIQQRLQRGTRIPVST, from the coding sequence ATGGACGAAAACTACATTTCAATTCCCGCGGCGGATGGTTGCCCAAGTCTTCTGACACCTTGGGGTAGCGAATTTTCGCCGATGATCGAGCTTGGTGTGCAATGTGCCCAGGCTTGGCTTGAGGCAACGACCGATACTCCTTTGTGGTGGGAACTGGTTCAAACCCGCAAGACCTTTCCTGTCGGTGACTGCCAAGATGCTTTTGAAGCAGGATTCTTGTTGAGGATTCAGCAGCGGCTTCAGCGCGGTACACGGATACCTGTATCGACTTGA
- a CDS encoding conjugative transfer ATPase, translated as MCSDDTGDRTSAWKDWRNPSRPRATLADEAALYAHNPSFADHLPWVEYLETEQCFLLDDNRSVGAVFELLPIGTEGREPDWLTAARDALEDALQDSFDELDQAPWVAQFFCQDDNDFTPYLTRLTDYIHDSARGTVFTEAYLELIRRHLKAISKPGGLFEDKAVTRLPWRGNNRRVRLVIYRWLESDGEEAGLKPVQSLRQTCERVAVSLQACGVQSTRVDGRGLYAWLLPWFNPAPKLTDESPEDFYRRVAYPESGESESLELPFDHDFAERLFFNEPRSDVQQGLWFFDGQPHRVMVVDKLRRAPLIGQLTGEIRKGDAVNALFDQLPEGTVMSLTLVVKPQDVLEDQLNRLARKAIGENLASTQTRQDVEEARAIIGRQHKLYRGTLAFYARGHNEQQLHQRSVSLANTLLGAGLQPVREGDEVAACNSYLRWLPMAYNPARDTRNWYTRLMFAQHLANLVPVWGRSTGTGHPGITLFNRGGSPLSFDPLSRLDRAMNGHLLLFGPTGAGKSATLVTLLMQVMAVYRPRLFIVEAGNSFGLQGDYFATQGLSVNKVQLKPGASVSLAPFADAWRLVEQPDQVASLSIDELDDEVVTNREDQRDVLGELEITARLMITGGEAKEEARLSRADRSLIRECILDAAHTCVAADRQVLTRDVRNALLRVAADPHLPEKRRERAQEMGESIDLFCQGFEGELFDREGTPWPESDVTIVDLATYAREGYEAQMSISYFSLMNTVNNLAERDQYLGRPIIMVTDEGHIITKNPLLAPFVVKGTKMWRKLGAWFWLATQNLADFPAAAQTMLNMIEWWICLNMPPAEIEEIARFKKLTPAQKALLLSASKEPGKYTEGVVLSKKLETLFRAVPPSLYLALAMTEPEEKAERWTLMQENVCSELEAAYRVAERIDRARGIEST; from the coding sequence ATGTGTAGCGACGATACGGGCGACCGCACGTCTGCATGGAAAGACTGGCGCAACCCATCGCGCCCCCGCGCGACACTGGCCGATGAAGCTGCGCTCTATGCGCACAATCCCAGCTTCGCCGATCACCTGCCGTGGGTCGAATACCTCGAAACCGAGCAGTGTTTTCTACTAGATGACAATCGCTCTGTGGGTGCGGTGTTCGAGTTACTGCCCATCGGCACCGAAGGGCGTGAACCCGATTGGCTAACGGCAGCCCGCGATGCCCTTGAGGATGCCCTGCAGGATAGCTTTGACGAGCTGGACCAAGCACCTTGGGTGGCGCAGTTTTTCTGCCAGGACGACAACGACTTCACCCCCTACCTCACCCGGCTCACCGACTATATTCATGACAGCGCCCGAGGCACGGTTTTCACCGAAGCGTACCTGGAACTCATTCGCCGACATCTGAAAGCCATCTCCAAGCCTGGCGGCCTGTTCGAGGACAAGGCAGTCACGCGCCTGCCCTGGCGAGGAAACAACCGTCGGGTGCGATTGGTGATCTATCGCTGGCTTGAGTCTGACGGTGAGGAAGCGGGACTCAAGCCAGTGCAATCGCTGCGACAAACTTGCGAACGTGTCGCTGTTTCGTTGCAGGCGTGCGGGGTGCAATCGACGCGCGTCGATGGCCGAGGTTTGTATGCCTGGTTGTTGCCCTGGTTCAATCCAGCCCCCAAGCTCACAGACGAATCGCCCGAAGATTTCTACCGCCGTGTGGCCTATCCGGAGTCTGGCGAGAGCGAGTCGCTGGAACTGCCCTTCGATCATGACTTTGCCGAACGCCTGTTCTTCAACGAACCGCGTTCGGACGTGCAGCAGGGACTCTGGTTTTTTGATGGTCAGCCCCACCGGGTCATGGTGGTGGACAAGCTGCGCCGGGCGCCATTGATTGGTCAACTCACTGGCGAAATCCGCAAGGGAGACGCGGTGAATGCACTGTTCGACCAGTTACCCGAAGGTACGGTGATGAGCCTGACCCTGGTGGTCAAACCCCAGGATGTGCTCGAGGACCAGTTGAACCGCCTGGCGCGCAAAGCCATCGGTGAAAACCTGGCCTCGACCCAGACCCGCCAAGATGTTGAAGAGGCTCGCGCGATCATCGGTCGCCAGCACAAGCTGTACCGCGGCACCCTGGCGTTCTACGCGCGCGGTCACAATGAGCAGCAATTGCACCAGCGTTCGGTCAGCCTGGCTAACACACTACTGGGTGCGGGCCTACAGCCGGTACGCGAAGGCGATGAAGTCGCCGCCTGCAACAGTTACCTGCGTTGGTTGCCGATGGCTTACAACCCGGCCCGCGACACGCGAAACTGGTACACCCGCCTGATGTTTGCCCAGCACCTGGCTAACCTGGTTCCGGTGTGGGGCCGCAGTACCGGCACCGGCCACCCGGGCATCACCCTGTTCAATCGTGGTGGCTCGCCGTTGAGTTTTGATCCGTTGTCACGTCTAGACCGGGCCATGAACGGCCATCTACTGTTGTTCGGCCCCACCGGTGCCGGCAAGTCGGCCACCCTGGTCACCCTGCTGATGCAGGTCATGGCGGTGTACCGCCCTCGCCTGTTTATCGTCGAGGCCGGTAACTCATTCGGTTTGCAGGGTGACTACTTCGCGACACAGGGCCTCTCGGTCAATAAGGTCCAATTGAAACCTGGCGCTTCGGTCAGTCTCGCCCCCTTTGCCGATGCTTGGCGCCTGGTCGAGCAGCCGGATCAGGTGGCGAGTCTGTCGATCGATGAGCTGGACGATGAGGTGGTAACCAATCGCGAAGACCAGCGCGATGTCCTCGGCGAACTGGAAATCACCGCCCGGCTGATGATCACCGGCGGTGAGGCCAAGGAAGAAGCGCGCCTGAGCCGGGCCGATCGCAGTCTGATTCGCGAGTGCATCTTGGATGCGGCGCATACCTGTGTCGCTGCGGATCGCCAGGTGCTGACCCGCGACGTGCGCAATGCCTTGCTGCGCGTCGCCGCTGACCCGCACTTGCCGGAGAAACGTCGTGAGCGTGCCCAGGAAATGGGCGAGTCCATCGACCTGTTTTGCCAGGGCTTCGAGGGTGAACTGTTCGATCGCGAGGGGACGCCTTGGCCTGAGAGCGATGTGACCATTGTCGATCTGGCCACTTACGCTCGCGAAGGCTACGAGGCACAGATGTCCATCAGCTACTTCAGCCTGATGAACACCGTGAACAACCTCGCCGAACGCGACCAGTACCTGGGGAGGCCGATCATCATGGTCACCGACGAAGGCCATATCATCACCAAAAACCCGCTGCTGGCGCCATTCGTGGTCAAGGGGACGAAGATGTGGCGCAAGCTCGGCGCTTGGTTCTGGCTGGCGACGCAAAACCTTGCCGACTTTCCCGCTGCCGCGCAGACCATGCTCAACATGATCGAATGGTGGATTTGTTTGAACATGCCGCCCGCGGAAATCGAAGAGATCGCACGGTTCAAGAAACTCACGCCGGCACAGAAAGCCTTGCTGCTCTCCGCCAGTAAGGAGCCGGGTAAATACACTGAGGGGGTCGTGCTATCGAAGAAGCTCGAAACGCTGTTTCGGGCCGTGCCACCCAGCCTCTATCTCGCCCTGGCCATGACGGAGCCCGAGGAAAAAGCCGAGCGCTGGACACTGATGCAGGAGAACGTTTGCTCAGAGTTGGAAGCGGCTTACCGGGTAGCTGAACGGATCGATAGAGCGCGAGGAATAGAATCAACATAG
- a CDS encoding TIGR03751 family conjugal transfer lipoprotein, whose translation MKKTMLLCLTWISLICGVLTGCSTDKDTLLPHGEQTMLDIWNGAGSQGIQQQLLDARRQLRRPLAQTDLSTALQEPYTRTAANEIRNLFPRLPNPDLVMYVYPHLSGTEQAPVPGYSTVFPFYQRVQYALPGERQEDL comes from the coding sequence ATGAAAAAGACCATGCTTCTCTGCCTAACCTGGATTAGCTTGATCTGCGGGGTCCTGACGGGGTGTTCCACCGACAAGGACACACTTTTGCCCCATGGCGAGCAAACCATGCTGGATATCTGGAACGGCGCCGGCTCACAGGGTATTCAACAGCAACTGTTGGATGCTCGGCGACAGTTGCGTCGCCCGTTGGCTCAAACAGATCTCTCCACTGCGCTCCAGGAACCGTATACGCGTACAGCAGCGAATGAAATTCGCAACCTGTTCCCTCGCCTGCCCAATCCTGATTTGGTGATGTACGTGTATCCGCATCTGAGTGGTACCGAGCAGGCACCAGTGCCGGGGTACTCGACCGTCTTTCCATTCTACCAGCGGGTGCAGTACGCACTGCCGGGTGAACGTCAGGAAGATCTGTAA